TATCCAAATGCAATCTTTATCCTGAACTAAAGTCCATAAAACTTTTCCACATAATGTCATGTTTGTACCAGTAGTGTAAAAGCTAGAGAGAGAATACAcctttatattagtttttttacaGATTGTGATAAACTGGGTGATGATGCATGAAAATGACTCTATAGATAAACAACAATAGAAATTTGTTGTGTCTAACAAGCGCTAATATTTGATTTGGTACTTTCTGAGTGTGTTGTGGTTGCTGTTGTGTAAAATGTTTTTGACGAGTTAGCAATTGATTCTGATTTGATGGGTGACCCTATTGAATTAATTTCTcattatatttgatattgataCATTTAAAGTTTGTTAATTCCTTTTGCCTTATTTTGATATTGATAGCAATTATATCATCTAATGTTAATGGAGAGGATGCatcaatataagttttttttttataattataacataattGAGCGAAACAAATTAGGGTAATACTAAGATTTCACTCTCTTATACATAATGagtttcaaaattcatttaatgattttcattgaaCTTAATAgctttcaataataaaaaaaaaaggctagATATTCTGCTGAACAAGTTTTTACTTAGTAAATGTTTCTAGATATTCCTGATGCATCCTTTGAAGTAAACAATTGTAATTTATTGATGGCATTCTTAGTACATTTAAACACTTACTTAATCTTGAAATCTGTAGTGGTGATGAAAATTATTGTAGGATGAACAATTGTTAAGagctaaaatattaaatgtcaAATTCACTGCGTTACACAGTTAAATCACGAGGAAGCTTGAATTTAGGATTCTGCTCCATGAAAGCTGGTGGTCGTTGATACACAACTGATGCTGCCCTTATTAAGATCCCAGCCGTTAAACCCCATATCAGGAATTTTTTATGCTCCATTTCCATTTCGTAGTCAAACAAATGTATCAGATAATTCTCTCCCATCCATTGCATCTTCTCCTCACTCCTCTTTTGATCCTGATTAATATGTATAATGACATTAACTTCTACATGAAAACATGTACATTAGACACAAATAAAACTAAGACTCAACCTTGAGAAACATTTCTAAAGGTGCATCAAATACAGCTTCTACTTCAGCAGGATTCAGAACAGGTTTGAATGCCTTTTTGTCATGAAGAATGCCAATGACAGGAACCACTCTCATGAGGTactacaaaaggaaaaaaagaagaagaaaaagattaaCTTTAACTGTATCTATAGTTTTCAAATTATCAATATTCATTTGTCAATCAGGAAATATAAAACCACTCAAGATCATGTGATATGATGCTTCAGATCAGTTACTCCAACAAGTAGATGTGTGAAAAAGAGTCTATACCTTAGAGAAAAATGGTTCAAGAACAGTAACAACATCGACAAGTTCAGGGTCCAACCCAATTTCCTCCATTGCCTCTCTCTTTGCTGTGTCTTTATCATCCTTGTCCCCTTCCTCCGCTTTCCCACCAGGCAAGGCCACTTCACCTGCAAAACAAGGTCAACAACATGCAATACACACAACCCTCATTTCATTCCCTACTGATTCACAGACACTAACATCAAGATCTTTGTTATCACAGCAGAACAACCACATTGCAAATGTAGTTACAATTGTTTGTCTCTGATTTTCTGTAATGCCAAAGATGGCAATGAGCAGTTtgaaaaaaaaggacaaaacACTTGTATGAAATTGGACTGACCCGAGTAAGTGGAGAGCATGGAAGAGCGCTTGGTGAGTAGCACTCTGAGATCCCCAGCATCTCCTTCAAAGATGCAGATCAAAACAGCAGCTCTCTTGTATCTGAATTCTTCTGTGTTTTGAGGCATTGAGGTGGTTGATTCTGAGTAACTCACTTCTGAGACAACCTTGTCTTCCATGACGTCATCCAAAATGTCTTCAGGGAATATTGGGGGCTTGTAAAGGCGGAGCCTTTGCGCCAAGTCCAGAAGCCTCTTTGATCTTCCATTGGAGTTTGAACAATCCATGAGCTTGGAGAGAAATACTATCTTCTCAGAATACAAGTCATGAGTGCTAGATAACTCATATCATATATAAGGCCATGCTACACATATATCATCATGTAGTGATATTTGAACTTgtagaagttaatgaaaatgaggTAGATAGTAGAATGGTACAGGTTCTATGATTGAATGATGTGAAGGAATACCTGTTTTTGGCAACAAATATTAATGTCCTTGATACCATATGAATGGCTGCATCTTTTTGGTCCTACTCCTACCACATTAACCATCTCCATTCTTTATCACTAACAACCAACATTGAATAACTTGTCTCTCCAGTTTCCTGCCAAAAATACAGCTTCATAGGTTTATGTTTAtggtttatgtttatgtttatgctCTCCTGCACTTATTGGGAACGTCCACACAATGCATATATCTCACACCGCGACATGTTTCTATATTTAACATACTTATATACTGTAGTTCTTTTACATATAAAGGCTTTGAAAGATTAGACACTTCACTGACCTGTATTAGATACTGATATGTTTTGactaaaataatgattatcttATGAAGTTCTATCAGATTTTGTATTAAGATGTATTTAGCAGTGTGAACATTAAATGATTGTGTGTTTAACGTTCTAATTGTTGGAATCTAACATTAAATAACTTAGAGTAAGTTGAAGTATGCGTGGTTCAGAGGTTTTCGTAGTACTAATATGACATTTATGAGACGTGAGACTTGTTAGTACTGGAATTGATGAAACTAATGAGGCAAGAAAGAGTTAAGGGAAGTGCAATTTTTGAGGAAGAAAGTATGTCTAAAAGTATCTTAATTTGGCCCTTTTCACCCAATGGCAGGTATGGAAGATCAGAAATGGAAAAATGTTTAATGCAATGAATTGGCAGGTGGTGAAGGAATTAGAAATGAAGTGAATCTTTATTGATCTTGTTAGGTATTAAGATTATATTGTTCCTCTTGTGGAGTTGGGAGGTTCTCTTTGGTACTGTCTCGCATCAAGGGTCAGTTATGAGTCCATATCCAAAATGCCGGTTTTTAATGCAGAACTCTGAGAATTCCATTTCATTATTtatccaaatttaatttaatcactaATTATTTCTAATGTACAATGTGTCAGTGTTTCAACAATTGAACCACTCTTAAATGGGATTCCATCTTTTAAATAGGAAATGTGTGGTTGGAAGAACTTCTTTATTTGAATTTGCTTTTTGCTTGGATACATTTTAGTGTAAGTACTTAATGACAATGGCGACATATTAGAATtgatttcactttttattttcgtctttcgataattttttattgtggtATAAACATCTATGTAAGGTGCAGTGCGAAATTTCACTTAGTATAGATGAGTTTGAAAggcaaaataaaagaattaggaTCTTTATTGTGTGTGAATTTCTGTTTAGAAACCTCTTCAAAGTTCTAATGGAAAATTAGAGATAAGATGAAAATATTGTAAGAAAGATCTTGTTGGTAGTAGAAGTAAAAATGAAACCTCAATTTTATTTCATCATGGGAAAAGAAGTGGAAAAAAATCGCAGTCAATTTCATATGGGAAATTTGTGTTACATCATGTTGGAAAATTAAGAATTTGTGATGGAAGGTTAGGTACCGAGACAAAATATGTAACaatgtaaaagataaaaatgtttaattaatcgGATAATACTCGTTTTTGTTCAGATGTGTTaatttagtacccgtttttaaTTGGTCAAATCTCAACTTTTGAACAAGTGTCTCAATTAGattctttcagaaaaaaattattaataatgcTAATGCCGTTaactttattcatgacttttacaattaaattttaatataaatatcaatacttaattttgtaagttattttaaatattaatatagttaacgacgttaaaaattttatcttaaaaaagatctaattgagacatctttttaaaaattgagactcaattgacattttttaaaagcgggtaccaaactgacacattcAAACAAAGGTAGATattatccgactaattaaaccaaacaaaaaaatgtaattgCTTAAAAAAAGTTTGACAAGCTTGCAactgtttttaaattatttttctataatgtTAAATGATTGACTACCATTTAGCATAATCTTAGATACTTGTGtgtatattaaaaacataacatatataattttataactatgAAAAGAAACTTGAATGAAGAACCACAGAAAGTAAGTTAAACTCTATACAAAAGGTCTACTTGAATATAACTACCAACAGAGTATATGAGATTATATTAACCAGAGATAGTTTGagtaagaaattaaattaattagacatatatttgtattcaaaataagaacaaatattttagattaattcGTTTTCAACTAGAAAACAcctcaattaattaatttgtctGCTGCCATAATGTAACTCATATTTCAgtgattatttaattttgatttaaccTTTGAGTTCACttgtcattttaatttatttctcttgttttaattttgtttaattagtaataatttcaaaaataagagTCTATTTGAAAGAATGATATTACTTTATGATACTCTAtacttgtgattttttttaatgaaaaaaaaaatactaactccattttatttgttattataaaaataactcaTACATAAGAGCCACTACAGgagttatttataaataaaaaaatactgttttaatataatttcacagacataatttatttaaaataaaaaaaatattaaacatgaagtcgtaaattaaaatagtatttttattcACAAACAACTCGTGAAACATGATCTAAGTATTTACTAGATAATCTCTTATATAACACATGCAAAAATCTGTTCGTGTCATCTGCTAGTTGCACCGATAAACTTTGTGACATGAATGggcccaaaaataataaaatttggaaaactaaaaaacaaaaattcggAGGGAAAGAAGGATTTCTGGGTCCTATGGTTCCGGCATCAGTTTAAGTGatgatattttttcataattttataaatggttaaatatattttttatcccttaattttcagtaaattttggaattagttcattttaaaattttagatcaatttagtcattcattttttgaaatacgtAGAATTAGtgattttaatcaaattttgttatgtttatttaaagtttcgtatacatttcaagattgtatttgagttgtttaccctgtttgatatatttttgttttaatgttaagttaaatactattatgaaacacgtttgaaatgtcaaataaaattaataaaatttgattaaaatgactaaatccaaaaaatgaaggactaaattgatctaaagtttcaaaatagattaatttcaaaattcactgaagtTAAgatatcaaaaacatatttaagcctTTTATAAAACAATGACTTTAATCtatattaaaacttatttaaaaaaaaattgtcatgcCACCGGAATTGAATAGTttatccaaaaaatatttgatatcactatttaaaaagaatgacaatttaaataattaaaatttccatgtattttaaactctttaaaaaaattgaaaatttccgTTTAAACACTAAGCTTAGTTCATACTGAAAAAGTGACTCcaccaaaataattataataagtaGTGATATTAGGcaatgaaattaatatattttagggaTAGGGTTACTTTTTAGAGTGTTTTCAAAGCtgttttaacaaaaagaaacatttaagAGTAGTTTGAGAGAAGATTATTGGTTCCATGGTTAGACATTAAGATTGAGTGAGGAAGTAGGTCATCACAATTATCAACCATAATTGATCACCTTCGCCTACTACAGCTAATTAGGTACCCTTTCCACCCACCACTATCATGGAGTTGTTGTTCACCAATTATTTTCCACCCGCCATTACTAAATCtctatttcatcttattttaaaactaacattttttttataaccttCTCAGAATTTCAGAAACCATCAATttctctaaaataaattaagcaGCCATATATTTCCTAACTAAATATAATATGCTTGATTAATAATACTCTTTCGGTTCCAAAATTATTATCATTccataaattcaaaataacatttataatgttttttcaattatatcttTATACTAGGTATATTAAAGTAACTTTTACAAAACTAattcattaaattatgatattttagtCTCCAAgcttaataattaatgttttcttAATGATGGTGTGCTCTTATAAAACAACTACTTCCTCTAAactaaaatacaaacaaaaatagaagCAATGTTTGGTGGACTTAAATatagacaaattttaatttcctaAACTCTTTCATATTAttgtttcaaaaatatttttatctttaaaccTAATCACCATCCTCAATATTTGAGATTAATTTATGAAAGATACCATCTTAGTGAACAAAAACAAGAATATTAAATGAACTTAACTAATATTCTTAATCAATGTgaacatatttaattttgctTATAATTGAGTCCGGTAGTAATATAGTTATGCGTGTATTATTTGTctttacatataaataaaaatggaacAGAAACAATAGCAAGTTGCAGAAGCAATCTGAAAAGGGTAATTATAAACCAAGCGGAAGTCAAACATGATCACATCTTGGAAATTTTCTATTACAACATAAAAGAATAGATATATTGTTCTATCTACAATCTGTCTTTTCGTTGAATATAcaagaatgaaaagaagaagaaaataaacagaAGCAATCAACAAATCACACCCACAACAGGTCTGTTGACACATTCTCTGCAGTGGTTTGTTTGAATTTCTGTCACACTCGTATGCACAATTGGAAGCAatccaataaataaataagttggCTTTCTGGTTTACTTTTTATGGATTGTAaccaatttaaaatcaatttgaatgttccacTCAATTCCACTCAAGTTATCAGAAAAGCTTGATACTTAAAAATTGTGCTCTATCTTTGCCACCTTGTCAAGAACTCACTGCACTTCTTGAATCACAGTTTTCTCGGCAGTTGGTGGATAAGACAATCTCCTAGCTTTTGAATTGGCTTTTGCATTGGCAGAAGGAGGAGTCCCTTTTGCAATGGCTAAAGGAGGTTTAACTGAGACAGGAGTTTTTGGTGTTGATGTGTTCTTATCCTTCTGCACCTTACTTGGCTGCTTATGTTGAGCTTTCTCTGGGATGACAGATACGCCGGAGATGCGACTTTCCCAAGGCCGAGCGGCGACCCACCGTTCCTTCCAGCTCCAACCCCAATTAGCCTTGCTAAGTTCATAACTACCTAGCAGTTGGCTCATACTAGAGTTGGCCCTCCACTAATATGATTCATAGTATATGCATGTCACTATCAGTTGGATAAGGTAATACAACATATAGAGACATTCCTAAGACTAACAAACCTACCTGATGGGAAAAGGCATATGCCATGGCTCTTTCGCGCTTAACTGCTGCTTCTTCCCTCTGATGTATCTTTCCAAGGGTTTCCTCCATGGTTGCAGAACCACCTGACCATTCAACCTGCAATTTATGCTATCTAGTGCTCAGAACAAGACTAACTGAATTATGTTCAAAGAATGTTATGTATCCAGTGAAATATTTGGGGAGTGTAAACTACTCATTCATGGTAGCAAATTTAAAGTGTCTCCGGAATTGATTAAGTAATGTTCGATAAAAAAGTGTATAGAGAAGGCAACATTCCAGGAAGAGCATAAATTTCCCGGAAAAATAGAGACacaactaataattttttctcaCCACTATGAAATAATCGAGATAACTAAAATACATCAATAGGCTCTTCATCAAATAAACagataaaaattcaaattcagtTAGTGGCAGCATTGGTAGTAGATATGgcatttttttaaccaaaataatgtGACAGTTGACAAGTAACCTTTTCACTTAAACATGGAGTTAGAAGTTAGATCTAAGCTCTGTGCGTACGAGAAAACTTTTAGGTTCACAAAAATGGcctctaaaaaaaaattaagactgaAACAAACTTAAGAAAATGACGGCAAGCTAAAGATTACCTCCAGATCATGAAGTTTTGCTTCCAGTTTTAGTTGAGACTCTAGTTTCTTCCTCCTGATCCTGTCTTCTGTTACCATACATATTCGACGATCTCTGATCTCGGCTTGAATCTTGCTCCATGAGTGAAGGTATGTTATAGCTGTACTGGCTTGCTTTTTAACAGAGAAACCTTCTGTTAGGATCTTCAGTTTTGAAAATCCTTTCACGCGCCGTAAAGCCTTTCTAGCCTGGACAGTTTAAAAGTCAGAGTTCCAAAATACACACCAGCCAAATATACTAACACATGTTTGAAATATAGTCAGAAATTTACATCTGAAATACTCTATCAGCAAGCATATTAAGACAAGAATCATCAAGAGTTGATTTTAAGAGGATAGTAAAAGATTTACCATTCATGTTTGTTTTGAAGAAGTATGTCATGCagttatatttaatgtaaaGGAAAAAGGTGTCAAGACAGAGATAAAATGTCACTCTTTGCTCATAACAATGGGAGAATCTAAAAATCCAGTTTGCCCGTAACagtatgaaaaataatgaatctCCGATCTCACAAACAACTTAGTTTTGTGAAATTCTGAAAATAGGGTCCATTGAACCCTTGCCATCATAacgttttaattaaattctttagCACTTAAGAACACAGCAGATTTGATTTAATGACATTTTGCACTAGATGTAGCTTGAATGATACCACTAGTGTGTGTAAACATTGTGATTTAATTCCACAGTATTATGTACACTCtgcaatatttttgtttgtctGTAAACAAAAACTCAGTAATCATACATCACTCTGATGTCATCAGAAATCTGGCATACGAGCAATACAATAACGATACAGTAGTATATAAGCATCGACaacagaaaaatgaaataatatatacaGAAGTATGATTGCTAAAAATGATCTATAAAAAAGGTCAGACTAGAGTTATCATGTACATATACTATTAAAGAACCTCTCTGCAAATTTTTCAACTGAACAAACCTTATAAGCTCGGAATGCAGTCTGGATCCTTGTTGCAGCAATAGTTTCAACTGACACCCCAGGTGAAACAAGGTTTTCACTTTTAATACCATTTGCTAAATCACTAGACTCTTTCCCGGTATAATTGTTTGACTTTGATGCATTTAGTTTCTCTTGAGCTAAGATACCCTGTTACAAAATGTGGGCAGACAGAGAGAAATATTCTGGTTACAATGGTTCATGGAAAATATCTTGAAATACTTGATAACAAAATGGTATTTCTACAGCCTAACATAAACAAAGCAATTAAGTTTTCGTAAACAACATTACTGTACATCATATGTATGATCATTCCAAACTCagataaaatattgtttaaaaaataactacatCAACTTGGAGGTGTATTGCAGTCAGAAATATTGAATGACCTTATAGTTTATAGAAGGCTTCTAAACTAACTAATAGCAACAAAGTACTGGACAATATGCTAGTCATTTAAATTATAGAAAAGGCCTTAAGATTCATTTTCGTAACAacttaatgataataataagtTATTTTCATATGCACTCCTAAAGAGTTAAACTTATCCAAGTacttatatcataaaataaatccAAATAAGTAGTAAATAAGTTCTTCCAAACAGACCCTGAGTCTGGGTCTAGAGCCAACTTACTACAGCTTTGTCCTTTATTGGAAATGAGAACTACAATTATAAAAAGGCTCATCTCTATATGACGTGGtaaataatttaagataaaaggGCATCAAagctcaaattaattaaatagtttaGGAGAATAATGGATATGGGAGgtttaaaatcaacaaattgacATTTCTGCAATTTAATCCTTGCAAGGATTAGAAAAAAAGACTACAAATGATAGGAGGTGCATTGTACCTTTGCTTTCTTTGATCTGTCTTTCTTTGATTTTCTTAAGCTAATTATCGTCTTAAACCAATCGCCTGAACCCATTCTTGATGTGAAGtaactaatttcaaaataacataaacCCTGGGAATATACCAAACATTAGCATCTTATCTCACCCTCCATTAATACACATTTAGCatgatattcttaattataAGAGATTCACACAAAACAAAACCGAGTAAGAAGATAAACGAAGGCCTTAGACAGTTAGACACTAGACTTCTGAACATTAGTCTATGTAGAAATACACGATTTCAAAGCTTGATAAGGGAATGTGGTGTATACGTTGTTTGTAATAAAATccaatacatatattatattcaaCCAGTGAAAGATTATGTCACAAATATAGCATAGTATGGATCGGAACAGAAATCATAGCATGATCATAAAAGCTTACAACGATTTCAGACACTACAAAAAGAAAGCAGTAAATTGGACATATTGAATCTAAATGTAATGAAAATATAAGACATGCCGTAAGaagtgatataaaaaaaataaactcttttttttttttgcattccCAGCAATAATACCAGCCATGTCATCGAAATTTACAAGAGAAATCAAGAGAAACTGATAATGTGATACATCAAAAACATAGATCAACAGCTGAACCTCTGAAAAACAAACGGGGAATATGTCTAAAACGAGCATTGAAATGGGTTTCCCGGCAtcacaaaagaagaaacaaaaatgcaAGTGGGGCGAGAATGACAGGCATACCAGAGAAGTTCGAAAGGAGACTCCTTTTCTTTCCTGAAGTGGCAACGGATCAATGGGGGTTGGggaaaatgatatattagtGTAGAAGTAAAGaggaagaaaaggagaaaaagaagggAGAGAGAGTGAGCAAAAGAATAAAAGGTGGGTGTGAAATGTGGATTGCCATGGCCCAATACCAGCTTTAATTCTCTCGTAACGTATAAGGTGAGTGAAAGATGAATGTAAGtccaaaaatgaaataaatataaaaaaggaaaagactTTATGTATGTGAAAGCGACGACCGACGAATACATGAAGATGATGAGGTGAGGGTAGTCTTGCGCTATTGCCCTAGACAGGTCCACACAGATATTATCGTAATATAGCATACATAGTTGGTTGGATTTTTGGAGAACTCGACAAGGAATCCTAAAATGACACCACAACAAATTTTCCcaatgttttcatcttcacgctTTGCTTCCTTGCctcttttattcaatttgttttattacaattattttatccagctatatatatatcaaataaatattcagGAATTCGCTCGTACTACTAGtggaatttattttatattattaaagattATTAGTATATGAATGGTAACGGCAAAACAGATAGATAGAGAGAATTTGTTGAGGGATCATCTGGTACAGGCAAGTCTATTAGATCCTTAAATTAAGGCTCCAACGTGTAAGTTTGGCGGCCGTTGGTGAAAAATCAACTCATGACAGATAGGaaccataataaaaaaattaaaaataaaacataaaactggTCCCGGCGAGGCTCGAACTCGCGACCTCCGGCTCATAAGACCAGCGCTCTAACCAACTGAGCTACGGGACcgttttattaatatattttgaaaaacatatttatacttTGTCA
This portion of the Vigna unguiculata cultivar IT97K-499-35 chromosome 6, ASM411807v1, whole genome shotgun sequence genome encodes:
- the LOC114189139 gene encoding nudix hydrolase 15, mitochondrial-like gives rise to the protein MDCSNSNGRSKRLLDLAQRLRLYKPPIFPEDILDDVMEDKVVSEVSYSESTTSMPQNTEEFRYKRAAVLICIFEGDAGDLRVLLTKRSSMLSTYSGEVALPGGKAEEGDKDDKDTAKREAMEEIGLDPELVDVVTVLEPFFSKYLMRVVPVIGILHDKKAFKPVLNPAEVEAVFDAPLEMFLKDQKRSEEKMQWMGENYLIHLFDYEMEMEHKKFLIWGLTAGILIRAASVVYQRPPAFMEQNPKFKLPRDLTV
- the LOC114186748 gene encoding protein IQ-DOMAIN 1-like isoform X3 translates to MGSGDWFKTIISLRKSKKDRSKKAKGILAQEKLNASKSNNYTGKESSDLANGIKSENLVSPGVSVETIAATRIQTAFRAYKARKALRRVKGFSKLKILTEGFSVKKQASTAITYLHSWSKIQAEIRDRRICMVTEDRIRRKKLESQLKLEAKLHDLEVEWSGGSATMEETLGKIHQREEAAVKRERAMAYAFSHQWRANSSMSQLLGSYELSKANWGWSWKERWVAARPWESRISGVSVIPEKAQHKQPSKVQKDKNTSTPKTPVSVKPPLAIAKGTPPSANAKANSKARRLSYPPTAEKTVIQEVQ
- the LOC114186748 gene encoding protein IQ-DOMAIN 1-like isoform X1, giving the protein MLVLDIFPVCFSEGLCYFEISYFTSRMGSGDWFKTIISLRKSKKDRSKKAKGILAQEKLNASKSNNYTGKESSDLANGIKSENLVSPGVSVETIAATRIQTAFRAYKARKALRRVKGFSKLKILTEGFSVKKQASTAITYLHSWSKIQAEIRDRRICMVTEDRIRRKKLESQLKLEAKLHDLEVEWSGGSATMEETLGKIHQREEAAVKRERAMAYAFSHQWRANSSMSQLLGSYELSKANWGWSWKERWVAARPWESRISGVSVIPEKAQHKQPSKVQKDKNTSTPKTPVSVKPPLAIAKGTPPSANAKANSKARRLSYPPTAEKTVIQEVQ
- the LOC114186748 gene encoding protein IQ-DOMAIN 1-like isoform X2 yields the protein MTWLGLCYFEISYFTSRMGSGDWFKTIISLRKSKKDRSKKAKGILAQEKLNASKSNNYTGKESSDLANGIKSENLVSPGVSVETIAATRIQTAFRAYKARKALRRVKGFSKLKILTEGFSVKKQASTAITYLHSWSKIQAEIRDRRICMVTEDRIRRKKLESQLKLEAKLHDLEVEWSGGSATMEETLGKIHQREEAAVKRERAMAYAFSHQWRANSSMSQLLGSYELSKANWGWSWKERWVAARPWESRISGVSVIPEKAQHKQPSKVQKDKNTSTPKTPVSVKPPLAIAKGTPPSANAKANSKARRLSYPPTAEKTVIQEVQ